A single Sporomusaceae bacterium DNA region contains:
- the mutS gene encoding DNA mismatch repair protein MutS, giving the protein MSVSYTPMMEQYRDIKRRHPDSILFFRLGDFYEMFFDDAELASRELEITLTGRSAGAAERVPMCGVPYHAADNYIARLINKGYRVAICEQVEDPGAAKGIVRREVIKIITPGTVLSDALLADKGNNYLVLLHEEDDTIFLAAADVSTAECVWAEFAGPHRVGNLCDQLFRLTPAEIVLGGKIGALTDIQSFTANRLPRCTYTSLVVDDYAAIAVLPERHFGAGELPPAAGAVLSLAMLLHYLYQTVKSDLTHLNRLTKYDAREYLALDAATLRNLEVTANMRDASRKDTLLAVLDHTKTAMGGRLLKKWLEYPLLNPAAIAARQDAVGELVAKQPVRQQFQQSLAEIYDFERILTRIEVGTANARDLVALKASLAVLPAIKTGLAPLEAKRLTAAGLALATHGDVHDLITAAIADSPPLAVREGGMIRAGYDLELDELRTMARDSRQFVQDLEAREREATGIKSLKVGYNKVFGYYIEITNANAASAPATYTRKQTLANAERYITPELKEFEIKILGAQEKIVAIEYHLFCQIREYVKARIGEIQHTARLVAEIDALASLAEAAVRGGYTRPALNTAREIVIRDGRHPVVEKILKRELFVPNDTDLNHRDCEIMIITGPNMAGKSTYMRQVALLVLLAQVGSFIPAREASICPVDRIFTRVGASDDLATGQSTFMVEMNEVANILRHATADSLIVLDEIGRGTSTFDGMSIARAVIEYSKDKIRAKTLFATHYHELTELEETARRIKNYSVAVKERGNDVVFLRRIVPGGADKSYGIHVAQLAGLPKKIVERAQEILAELEQGQRHVQAAAGEAAATVSPAAGQASLFASSLAEELAAIDIMTLTPLEALNILYKLQIQAKQEAGKP; this is encoded by the coding sequence ATGTCAGTCAGCTACACGCCGATGATGGAACAGTACCGCGACATCAAGCGCCGCCACCCGGACAGCATTCTCTTTTTCCGTCTCGGCGACTTCTACGAGATGTTTTTCGACGACGCCGAGCTGGCGTCGCGCGAGCTTGAGATCACCCTCACCGGCCGGAGCGCCGGCGCCGCCGAGCGCGTCCCGATGTGCGGCGTTCCCTACCACGCCGCCGATAACTACATCGCCCGGCTTATCAACAAAGGCTACCGCGTGGCCATCTGCGAACAGGTCGAAGACCCCGGCGCCGCCAAAGGCATCGTCCGTCGCGAGGTCATCAAGATCATAACCCCCGGAACAGTTCTGTCCGACGCTCTGCTGGCTGACAAGGGCAACAATTATCTTGTCCTCCTCCACGAAGAGGACGATACCATTTTCCTGGCCGCCGCCGACGTCTCGACCGCCGAATGCGTCTGGGCCGAATTCGCCGGCCCTCACCGGGTCGGCAACCTCTGCGACCAGTTATTCCGCCTCACACCGGCCGAGATCGTGCTCGGCGGCAAGATCGGCGCTCTGACCGACATCCAGTCGTTCACCGCCAACCGCCTGCCGCGCTGCACCTACACCAGCCTGGTGGTCGACGACTACGCCGCCATCGCCGTCCTGCCGGAACGCCACTTCGGCGCCGGCGAACTGCCGCCCGCGGCGGGCGCCGTCCTGTCGCTGGCCATGCTGCTCCATTACCTATACCAGACAGTCAAGAGCGACCTCACGCATCTCAACCGGCTGACGAAATACGACGCCCGCGAATACCTCGCCCTCGACGCCGCAACCCTTCGCAACCTCGAAGTCACAGCCAATATGCGCGACGCCAGCCGCAAGGACACGCTGCTGGCCGTACTCGACCATACCAAAACAGCCATGGGCGGCCGCCTGCTGAAAAAGTGGCTGGAATACCCTTTGCTGAATCCCGCCGCCATAGCTGCCCGCCAGGACGCCGTCGGCGAACTGGTCGCCAAGCAGCCCGTCCGCCAGCAGTTCCAGCAGTCGCTGGCGGAAATTTACGATTTCGAACGAATCCTTACCCGCATCGAGGTGGGCACCGCCAACGCCCGCGACCTTGTCGCCCTCAAGGCCTCGCTGGCTGTCCTGCCGGCCATTAAAACCGGCCTTGCGCCCCTGGAGGCCAAGCGGCTGACAGCCGCCGGCCTCGCCCTCGCCACCCACGGCGATGTCCATGACCTCATCACCGCCGCCATCGCCGACAGCCCGCCCCTTGCCGTGCGCGAGGGCGGCATGATCCGCGCCGGCTACGACCTGGAGCTTGATGAACTCCGCACTATGGCCAGGGACAGCCGCCAGTTCGTCCAGGACCTCGAGGCGCGGGAGCGGGAGGCCACGGGCATCAAATCCCTCAAGGTCGGCTATAACAAGGTGTTCGGCTATTACATCGAGATCACGAACGCCAACGCCGCCAGCGCGCCGGCCACCTACACCCGCAAGCAGACGCTCGCCAACGCCGAGCGCTACATAACCCCGGAACTGAAGGAATTTGAGATCAAGATCCTTGGCGCCCAGGAGAAGATCGTCGCTATCGAGTACCATCTTTTCTGCCAGATTCGCGAATACGTCAAGGCGCGCATCGGCGAAATCCAGCACACAGCCCGCCTGGTGGCCGAAATCGACGCCCTGGCGTCGCTGGCCGAGGCGGCGGTCCGCGGCGGCTACACCCGCCCGGCCCTCAACACCGCCCGCGAAATCGTCATCCGCGACGGCCGCCACCCGGTCGTCGAGAAGATCCTCAAACGCGAGCTGTTCGTCCCCAACGACACCGACCTCAACCACCGCGACTGCGAGATCATGATCATCACCGGCCCGAATATGGCCGGCAAATCGACCTATATGCGCCAGGTCGCCCTGCTCGTCCTGCTTGCCCAGGTCGGCAGCTTCATCCCGGCCCGCGAGGCGTCCATCTGCCCTGTCGACCGCATCTTTACGCGTGTGGGGGCGAGCGACGACCTGGCTACCGGCCAGAGCACGTTCATGGTCGAGATGAATGAGGTCGCCAACATCCTCCGCCACGCCACCGCCGACAGCCTCATCGTCCTCGACGAGATCGGCCGCGGCACCAGCACCTTCGACGGCATGAGCATCGCCCGCGCCGTCATCGAATACAGCAAGGACAAGATCAGGGCCAAGACGCTGTTCGCCACCCACTACCACGAGCTCACCGAGCTTGAGGAGACGGCCAGGCGGATCAAGAACTACTCCGTAGCCGTCAAGGAACGGGGCAACGACGTCGTTTTCCTCCGCCGCATCGTCCCCGGCGGCGCCGACAAGAGCTACGGCATTCATGTCGCCCAGCTGGCCGGCCTGCCGAAGAAGATCGTCGAACGCGCCCAGGAAATCCTCGCCGAGCTTGAGCAGGGGCAGCGCCACGTGCAGGCTGCGGCCGGCGAAGCCGCGGCTACCGTCTCCCCGGCCGCCGGGCAGGCTTCGCTGTTCGCTTCCAGTCTCGCCGAGGAGCTGGCGGCCATCGACATTATGACCCTCACGCCGCTGGAGGCCCTCAACATCCTCTATAAGCTGCAAATCCAGGCCAAACAGGAGGCTGGCAAGCCATGA
- the mutL gene encoding DNA mismatch repair endonuclease MutL — MTQPVIRILDENTANKIAAGEVVERPASVVKELVENALDAYSRNIEVTIADGGVSFIRVADDGVGMSRSDAELAILRHATSKISTAEDLFSVHSLGFRGEALPSIAAVSRFALTTRPHDADLAAYVEVAGGVITDSREAGGGVGTVVTVADLFFNTPARRKFLKAPATESGHIHDIIGKLALSHPEVAFRLVNNDRLVLATPGNGDLLAAISSLYGPKAGPELLPVTHEEEGLVVSGYIAKPTLLKSSRLWQTFIVNGRVVSSRMLAKALDNAYHSLLPKSGYPLAVLTIVLPADAVDVNVHPQKSEIKFSDESKLFKAVYRAVSAALAAAQPEQAAAAATAAPWPRNEQPQSSGYRQSYIHHEYTPRTSVPASPPLWRETPLPFAAAREAIRQEDALAGLDDAPPQGGAGGQAPGMSLAPLGQVDDCYIVARGDGGLYIIDQHAAHERILYERLSAASGRIPAQTLLVPVFLDLDPREALLVGEYLTVFHDLGFTLEQVGPATFRVTEMPADVPPGEARDFLHDILVLLDGRTNPSAAELRHACLQTAACRAAVKAGDNLSMRQIQALLQELAATSLPYTCPHGRPAIVRFGPDDLAKMFKRT, encoded by the coding sequence ATGACCCAGCCGGTGATCCGCATCCTCGACGAAAATACCGCCAACAAGATCGCCGCCGGCGAAGTGGTCGAGCGCCCCGCCTCGGTGGTCAAAGAACTGGTCGAGAACGCCCTCGACGCCTACAGCCGCAATATCGAGGTAACGATCGCCGACGGCGGCGTAAGCTTCATCCGCGTCGCCGACGACGGGGTGGGCATGAGCCGCTCCGACGCCGAACTGGCCATCCTCCGTCACGCCACCAGCAAGATCAGCACCGCCGAAGACCTCTTCAGCGTTCATTCGCTGGGCTTCAGGGGCGAGGCGCTGCCCAGCATCGCCGCCGTTTCCCGCTTTGCCCTCACCACCCGGCCGCATGACGCCGACCTCGCCGCCTATGTCGAGGTCGCGGGCGGCGTTATCACCGACTCACGGGAAGCGGGCGGGGGAGTGGGCACGGTCGTCACCGTCGCCGATCTGTTCTTCAACACCCCGGCCCGCCGCAAGTTCCTCAAGGCGCCGGCTACCGAGAGCGGCCATATTCACGACATCATCGGCAAGCTTGCCCTGTCTCATCCCGAAGTCGCCTTCCGGCTGGTCAACAATGACCGCCTCGTCCTCGCCACACCGGGCAATGGCGATCTTCTGGCCGCAATCTCCAGTCTCTACGGTCCGAAGGCCGGCCCCGAGCTGCTGCCCGTCACCCATGAGGAGGAGGGGCTGGTCGTCAGCGGCTATATCGCCAAACCCACCCTGCTCAAAAGCAGCCGCCTGTGGCAGACCTTCATCGTCAACGGCCGTGTCGTGTCGAGCCGCATGCTCGCCAAAGCGCTCGACAACGCCTACCATTCGCTGCTGCCCAAGAGCGGCTACCCGCTGGCCGTACTGACCATCGTCCTGCCGGCCGACGCTGTCGACGTCAATGTCCATCCCCAGAAGAGCGAAATCAAGTTCAGCGACGAGAGTAAACTCTTCAAGGCCGTATACCGCGCGGTAAGCGCCGCGTTGGCCGCCGCCCAGCCCGAGCAGGCTGCGGCTGCCGCCACCGCCGCCCCGTGGCCGCGGAACGAGCAACCCCAAAGCTCCGGTTACCGGCAGAGCTACATTCACCACGAATATACGCCGCGTACGTCCGTACCGGCATCCCCGCCGCTGTGGCGGGAGACGCCGCTGCCCTTTGCCGCCGCCCGCGAGGCTATCAGGCAGGAAGACGCGCTGGCCGGCCTGGACGACGCCCCGCCGCAAGGCGGTGCGGGTGGCCAAGCGCCTGGCATGAGCCTCGCCCCGCTCGGGCAGGTGGACGACTGCTACATCGTCGCCAGGGGCGACGGCGGGCTATACATCATCGACCAACACGCCGCCCACGAGCGCATTCTCTATGAACGCCTCAGCGCCGCCAGCGGCCGTATACCCGCCCAAACGCTGCTTGTGCCGGTCTTCCTCGACCTCGATCCCCGCGAAGCCCTGCTAGTCGGCGAGTACCTGACTGTATTCCACGATCTTGGCTTCACCCTCGAACAGGTCGGCCCGGCCACCTTCCGCGTCACCGAAATGCCGGCCGACGTGCCCCCCGGCGAAGCCCGCGATTTTCTCCACGATATCCTCGTCCTCCTCGATGGCCGCACAAACCCAAGCGCCGCCGAGCTTCGCCACGCCTGCCTCCAAACAGCCGCCTGCCGGGCAGCCGTCAAAGCGGGCGACAACCTCTCCATGCGCCAGATCCAGGCGCTGCTCCAGGAACTGGCCGCGACCTCGCTGCCCTACACCTGTCCCCACGGTCGGCCGGCCATCGTGCGCTTCGGCCCCGACGACCTGGCCAAAATGTTCAAACGCACTTAG
- a CDS encoding class I SAM-dependent methyltransferase, translating into MNLIVTTIHKPTPAAACCAQALADRLGAPLVERGRRSLDTLCADHGVDTVLVAAKSGPVVHTPGGEYFFHLSMAELRINNLKDGKPDHMIAAMGLAPGMSVLDCTLGLATDAAVASFVAGDEGRVVGLEASAVIAAITGYGLAGFASGRPDVDAALRRIEVVSADYNAYLASLPPAAFDVVYFDPMFRIPVAASSSLRPIRHLADPRPVSPEAIAAARRVARCRVVLKEASGSGEFARLGFKSVVGGKHSSVHYGILEAGC; encoded by the coding sequence ATGAACCTGATCGTTACGACCATCCACAAACCTACTCCCGCCGCGGCCTGCTGCGCGCAAGCGCTGGCCGACCGCCTGGGCGCGCCCCTCGTCGAGCGGGGCCGGCGCTCACTCGACACCCTGTGCGCCGATCACGGCGTGGACACCGTGCTGGTAGCCGCCAAAAGCGGCCCGGTCGTCCATACGCCTGGCGGGGAGTACTTTTTTCACCTCAGCATGGCCGAACTGCGTATAAACAATCTCAAAGATGGAAAACCTGACCACATGATAGCCGCCATGGGCCTTGCGCCGGGCATGAGCGTTCTCGACTGCACCCTCGGCCTGGCTACCGACGCCGCCGTCGCCAGCTTCGTCGCCGGGGACGAGGGGAGGGTGGTCGGCCTCGAAGCCTCGGCGGTCATAGCCGCGATCACCGGCTACGGCCTCGCCGGGTTCGCCAGCGGCCGCCCCGATGTCGACGCCGCCCTGCGGCGCATCGAAGTCGTGAGCGCCGACTACAACGCCTACCTTGCCAGCCTGCCGCCCGCAGCATTCGATGTCGTCTACTTCGACCCGATGTTTCGTATTCCGGTCGCAGCCAGTTCCAGCCTGCGGCCTATCCGCCACCTAGCCGATCCCCGCCCGGTCAGTCCCGAAGCAATTGCCGCCGCGCGCCGGGTCGCCAGGTGCCGCGTCGTCCTGAAGGAGGCCAGCGGCAGCGGCGAATTTGCCCGCCTCGGCTTCAAGAGCGTTGTCGGCGGCAAACACAGCAGCGTCCATTACGGCATACTGGAAGCGGGGTGCTGA